Within Reichenbachiella ulvae, the genomic segment AGGAATGAGCGCCAAATGAATCTGCTGAGGTAGCCATACTCCCACGAGGATCTAAGCAAAGCTTGTAAACCACCCAAGCTTAAAAAATAAATATGAAGCCAGTGAGGCTTAGATTTTTTCAATAAAAAGAAAAGGCCTATCAGATTGAGTGGCATGGCCCAGAGTAGGTTGTAATTGTACTTGGATAAGTGGTCTGTGCCAAACCAAAGGAAAAGCAAAAAGCAACCCAGAAGCCCAGTTACACCAAAGAGTAGCACATCAATGAAGCGGTAATTGGCATGGTATTTCAAACCCCTATGGGTGATCAGTCCGGTTACAAAAAACAAAATTACAAATAAGTGAATGGGCTTAAAGGCCGAATCGACGGGCTGTTCAGAACTGGTACTGATGGTGGTAGAAGCCGCTATGAGTGGTACGATGGTACTGTCGTTTTGTATGGTGGCGGTTTGCAGGGCCTCTTCCAGATAAAGCGGCATATATTGGTAGTGAAAGCCGTCGGCTGTTTGGTCTATTTCAGCACCCAGACAAATGTCGATACCCAAATCCCCCCAAGGCTGATGGTCTAGGTATTTGTCCATCAGGCCACGGTAGCTGAGTGAATCGCTGGCAAAACTGTAGTCATAGGTGACACGATCACCCAGTACAGTGGCCAATACGTCGCGCATACGCGTGGCACAATTGTCGTAGCAATAGTTGTAATAGTAGTTGGCGTTTTCTGGCTTGGCATTGTCGACCAAGAACTCAAAAATGCTTTGCTTGTCACCTTGGGTGATGTTGAGCACATGCTCGCGCCAGGTGCGATCTTCTCGGTAGTAGTACCGCTTGTAGCCCTCATATGAGCCCGTGCCTAGTTTGTAATAGAGTTTTCCTTTGGTGAAATTCAAATAAAAGTTGGGTTGATCAAAATCAAAAATGCCGTAGTTGAAAATCATGTCTATGCCATTGGTGGGGTCGCTGATGCGAAAGGCACTGTGCCCCGAATGCTGAATACAGTTCTGCCTGTGTAGGGTCCAAAATCAGTACAATTACCTCTGCTTCGTCGGACAATTTCACACCAGTGGCATGGGTATGAGAGAGCCCTAAGAGCACTGCGAAGGCAAGCAAGATGGCAATCCTGAATTTTAATAGCATAATTTGGACAGTTTAATTTTGGAGTCAGGCACGGCTGGACTTACTTTGATTCAAAATTGACTAAAATACCTTAAGATCAAAATACAACAGCAGGTGCATTTTCACGACAGCTTCAACATACTGACCAAACTCTCGCCTGCCAAGGCATGGAATGCCACGAAGGTACTGTCGAAGTTACTTATCGGTCGAAGCATTTGGGGCACTTTGTCAACCCAGCTTTGCCGCTGAGTATGGCCTTTGAGCCTACTACTTCTTGTAATTTGCGCTGCCCAGAGTGCCCGAGTGGCTTACGATCATTTACCCGCCCTACTGGTATGTTAGATGTAAATTTTTTCAAAGAAAAAATAGAGGAAGTACAGTCTCACTTGGCGTACCTCACTTTCTATTTTCAAGGCGAACCGTATTTGCACCCTGGATTTTTCAGACATGGTTACCTGATGCTGTAAAACACGATATTTATACGGCTACCAGTACCAATGCTCATTATTTAGATCTTGAAAAAGCAGAAGCTACTGTCCGGTCGGG encodes:
- a CDS encoding lipoprotein N-acyltransferase Lnb domain-containing protein gives rise to the protein MIFNYGIFDFDQPNFYLNFTKGKLYYKLGTGSYEGYKRYYYREDRTWREHVLNITQGDKQSIFEFLVDNAKPENANYYYNYCYDNCATRMRDVLATVLGDRVTYDYSFASDSLSYRGLMDKYLDHQPWGDLGIDICLGAEIDQTADGFHYQYMPLYLEEALQTATIQNDSTIVPLIAASTTISTSSEQPVDSAFKPIHLFVILFFVTGLITHRGLKYHANYRFIDVLLFGVTGLLGCFLLFLWFGTDHLSKYNYNLLWAMPLNLIGLFFLLKKSKPHWLHIYFLSLGGLQALLRSSWEYGYLSRFIWRSFL